The genomic window CGAACAGCAGGAGTTCCCACCCTTCGAACGCTACGAACGAGAGTGCGGTGGCGATGAGCGGTCCCGTTCCGAGCGTCGTGTACCACGGGATCGACGTCCACAAACGGTACGCATAGGTGCAGTAATGGATGAAGCTGGGATGATCGTCGAAGAGGTTCGCGTCGGAGTGATTAGCGCTGGGTTGGTATCGACAGTTCCGTGAAATCGTCCTGATGTTCGCTCTTATCAACATAGAATCACTGTGTAAGCCGCTGTAACCGACGCAACATCTATTCAACAGAGCAAATCCTTCTATTCTCGTACTTCATCAATCCCCTGAGCAACATCCTTGGCCTGAATGTCGGAGTACGACTCGTGGGTCGTCTCGATTGATTTGTGCCGAAGTGCCGACTGCGCAAGTTCAGAGTGGCCCTTCTCGTAGAGCTCTGCTCCAAGCGCCCGTCTCGCGCCGTGCGGTTTCAAATACTCGCCGTCTTCAAGGTCGATACCAGCTTCCTGTGTAAGCCGTTTCATCACTGATCGACCACCGGCCTTCGTGAGTGCTGGCGGCGGAATCTCAGCATTTCGGAGCGCATCGTCAATATCGACATTCTCATCCAGATCTCTCCCAGTCACCTCACGATACGCTGCATATTTCGAGGGAGCGTGCCCAGTTGGAAAGATCGGCCACGCGTCAGTCGGCGGCTCAGCAACGCGCCGATACCGATCGAGTGCGTCTCGAGCGGCCGATGGAAGCCCAACGCGCTCGTACTGACGGGATTTCCCGAATACCTCAAGAGAGTGGTTCTCGAGGTCGACGTCGCCCCAAGTCACGCCGTTGCGGGCGTCGTCGCGCGGATCGCGGAACAGTTCAGCGCCACGAACGCCAGCATCGGCGAGCAAAACCACGATCGCTCGGTCTCGATAGGCGATTTCGCGAGAGACATCGATCGTATCCTCGAGGGCTAGGTCCACGCGTTCGGTGACATAATTGATGAGCTGCTGGCGGTGTTTGGGGTCCCAAAACTGACGATTGCGATCGCCTTTGTCCTCGGGGAGGAACTCTTCTGCGCGCTGTGTATTTGCCGGATTCGTGTCTAATAGTTCGTCGCGGACGCAAAAGGAGAGAAACGCGCGCACGTAGTTAAAGTATGTATTCGCCGTCGACGCTGCCAGCTCTTGGTCGATGGCACGCTCGCGAAGATACATTCCGTACTCGCGGAGCGTGTTCGTCTCGAGTGCGCCGACTCGCTGTACCCCCTCTTGATCACAGAAGTCCGCGAATTCGGTCAACGGTGACCGCATCGTCGACCGAGAGCCGCCCGAGTCCAGCGAGCCGAGATAGCGCGAAACCGCCTCCTTGACGCTCGTCCCCCCGCGAGCAGCCCGTCGATCAGTTGATCCAGACATTCACTTGTGGGGTATAGTGTCGACCCACATAAAATCCACTTGGTTAAACTGGTGTTTAACGAAGTGGATCGCATAGGGGCGATACTGCAGGATATCTGAGGGTAGAAGCCATTTACTCCCGGATATGCAGGATATAAATTCTATATCGCGATATAGAATGAGTTCCTTGCAAGTTGAGACTACAGTGGGTTCAGCGGGGCTGTGATGCGTGGTTTCGGACGAATCGACGAGCGGAATCTGCTTTAGATCCTTCTCCCAACGGGTATTCTTGTTGAGATGAAAACTAGTTCGGAGTATTTTCGCGGCCACGAACAGTGTAGCCACTCAGACGCCACGCTAACCTAGAATGAGTGCTTCTCTACCCGATTCCGGTTTCCTTCTTCAACAGGGTAAGCGTATTGTCGGCTGTCACAATGGGCGAATGCTCGTACTCTCCGGTCAGTTCCACCTGTACGAGTAGATCGACTGCTCGCCAAATCGAGTACAGCAGACACGCGAACGCGAAGTAGAAGAACCGCAGTACGAAATTCTTCAATGTCGTCGCCGCCATGAATCGCTTGATGCTCTTGTAGCCGCTCTCGATCTCCAGCGCGAACTATACTCGCAGATCGTTCCCGCTGAGATGAAACGATCGAGTACCGTGCATTGAGAGTATTAGTCTCAACTTCTGTTGTCCAAAGAAAATATCGCGGATAGCGCTTTATACATTTCTTGAGCGTAGGGTATGGGAGTTCCATCTCCAGAGAACTCGTAGAGTTTGTCAAGAAGGTTACTGGATTGAAAGGTTCTACTCTACGTCGTAACCCCATTCACGGAGAATCCCCTCAACATCCTCGAGATTCTGTAACCCGACCAGCAGCGCTGCCTCGCGAAGGTCGGCCTTATTGACGGTCTCCCCGAGATCGTTCTCGAGCGAGAGTCTCGCGTCGCGCTGCTCGTCAAGTGTTGATTGCTGTAGGTGTAATTGGACGGTCTTGGTCCGGCCGTCCGTGATACTATCCCGCTGATAGAGCCATGGGAGGCTGCCTGTAGCCGGCGATGAGACGTCGGTCTCGTCGGTCGACGGTTCCAGTGCCTCGAGGGATTGCTCAGGGTCGGTGTCGACCGGATCTGGATCCCGATCAGTGTCGTCAGTAGAACTGTCGTCGAACGGATCGTCACCACTCGCGCCAGTCTTGAAGCCCGTCATTGGACTACCCCATGCTCGAGTGCGCCTGGTTCTGGTGGGTTTGGTGCTTCGATCCCGCGTTCAGACTCGATATGACGAGCGATGCGGTCGACCTTCGCGAGCGTCTCGAGTTCGTAGTCCCGTTGTCGGTCGCGATACTCACGGACGTACTTGAACGCTGAGCACTGTTTTTTCCAACAGCCCTCCATCAGTGATGTCCGATCGCCGATTACCTCAGGGACCGGGAATTCAATGTCGTCGATCAGTTGCTCCTGATCGCTCGTGTTTTTCACACCCATTGGGACTGCACCGAGCACACCAATCTCAATGTTCAATTGATCGGCGAAATTCGTCGCGAGTTCCTGGAGGCCCTCAACTGACGCTTCACCCTTGGCACTGGGCTCGAATGGGATCAGGAGATTTCGCGTTGCATAAATTGCATTGTAGAGATGATCAGACTCAGTTGCCGGCGGATCACATATTAGTACATCGTAGTGGTCACCGACACCGCCCTCCTGGAGGACGCGCTGGAGCTGGGCGTAGATGTTGTAGGCATCACCGAAATCTTCAGCCTTGCTCTGTTCACGCTCGAGGTGATCGCGTAGATCCGAGAGCATGTTATGTTCTGGGAGGATGTCGACACCCTCCGCTGTTTTCGGCAGATCTTTGAACGCGCCTTTGGGGCTATTGACGATATGCCGAACGAGGTTGTCGACATCGCTTCGCGCACGATCGTCGTCGACGCCCAACATTCGACTGAGATCGCCATCCTGTGGATCCAGCGGGACGACCAGCACGTCGAGGCCGGCTCGAGCGTGCGCAACGGCTAGATTCGCCGTTAGCGTTGTCTTCCCAACGCCGCCAGCTTCGCTGTAAACAGTGTACGATAGCATACTTACGTGGATGTTTCCGTATGATAAGTAACTTCGTCAGACAAATTACCCATGAGTGACAGATGTGTGAGTTAGATGGATGTGTTACCCAAATATCTTGTGTGAGAGTCTTAGATCAATATCTTAGATGTGTTCCTAAGACAAGAGACAAAGATAACACCCATAGACACATTTCTTGGATCTGCACCAGAGATAAGAGATCGGCGTGAGAGCCATAGACAAGTTACTACAGTAACTATCAGAGAGAAAGGTCCGGGAATACAAAGCATGAAAACTAGCTCTGGACGATGCTAGCGATGTTCAACCGAATGTACAGACCTCGACTCGGTGTCACGTATCCGGGACGGCACAGACGCAGACATAAGCCTCTATAGTCGAAGTGATACACTCATCGAACTGCTCGAGGAACTTACCAAAGAGGACAGATGTCTTGTCGATGAGTACGCTGTCTCAGCATCCAATGCGCGCTTCTAAACGGAGTCCGACATGTGTGAGTTTTTGATTAAACAAGGGGGCGTCCTCATCGGCAGATAGTAGTACTTAGGGATTGAAGTACAACATAATATGTCGAGTGGTACTCGAGACCCAGAGGTTGTACGCGTCTCGCAGAAGGGACAGGCAACGATCCCGAAGACACTCCGAGAGAAGTTCGGGATCGACACCCCTGGAGAGGTATTCATTTACGAAGAGGACGAGCGTATCATTGTCGAACCAGTTCCCTCACTCGAAGAGTTAGGCGGGATTCACGCCGATGCTGATCGCGAACGTGGCGAGGTGATCGACCGAGTTCGTGAACTGAAACACGAGGAACGTCGGCGAGAAGATGCCCGTACTGATCGACTTCGACCGGCTGACTCGAGGGACGAATGAGTAACGAGTACGTATTTGGCACCGAAGCGATCATCGCATACCTCTATGACGAGCCAGGTCGGAGCGTCGTCGAAGAGTATCTTGGAGACGTTCGTGACGGGGCTGTCGAAGGGCTACTGGCAGAAACCAACGCTGGTGAAATACTGTATCTCATTGCTCGCTTCGAAGGAATTGACGACAAACCAACGACAGACTCACTTCGCACTGCCGATCGGGATCTCCGTGCGCTTGAGCGGTGGGGAATTCAAATTACGCAAGCCGACTGGCGTCTTGCCGCCGAAGTGAAGGCAGATGGCCACATCTCGTTCGCGGACGCTCATGGCGTTGCACTCGCCCACGAGACGGATGCGACACTTATCGCCGGTGCCGATGACGACTTCGAGACGCTTCCGATCGATGTCGATCTCATTCGATTTCGCGAGAGTGGTGTCTAGGCTAGTCGAGTCTATTGGAGACCCAATGGGTTCTCATGCTTTGAGAGCGTCGTGAGAGCGTCCAACCGCTTCGTCACCACTAGAATTCTCGATGACAGGAAGTCCTCGCATGACCGTGTCGCACTCACCCACAAAGAGATCGAGACCTACGATGCCTCGTACTACGAGACGCAGCTGGTCCGAGCTGTCGAACGTGTGCTGTCATCGCTCGGATGGGACCGAACCCCTCCCTCCCCCCGACATCGATGTGTAAAACCTCACATAGAGGGGAGGGGCAAAAAGTAAAGATAGTCAAAACAGCCAAAAACGACGAGAAACGACTCAAGGACTGTTTAGACATCCGAATTAGGATCTAACGCAGAATCATCTTTTGTCTGACGAAGATTTATATAGCCTCCATGATAACTATATCCGCAATAGATCATTCTACGAGGTTTGGAGAAGGTTACTTTGATAAACCGAGTAATGACTCAGTCGCTCACTGAGTCCGTTGTTCTTCTCGATATCGTTGTTGTTAACCCTCTATACCGACTATCAACGCTTCCATCCATATTTTCCCTTACCCCACCTCTCACCTATTTACACTTCGATGACGGGGGGAGGGTATTCAACACTCAGGACAAACGCAGGTGATTCTAATGGTACTCAATAGAGATGTGAGCAACGATCTCCACTTCTGTGCGAAACCCGAACTCGTCGATCACGAAAATCGGGTCAAGTCCCTATGGGATCGGATTCGAGTTTACACATCGAAGACGGGGGGTGTGTCCCCGCGAGTCTTCTGAAACCGCCCGCAAAATCACTGATTGTGGAACTCCTTCAACTGGGCGTTGACGACGGGCTGAAGTAGATCTTCATGATTGGCAATCGCTTCCAGACGAGTATCATCGACGATTCGACTCATCATCGCTTCGGGGTCTCCCGTGAACGTAAACTCCATGTACATTCCGCCACCACGGCCTCGACTCTTCCGGGATGTCGAGATGAGGCCATACGTGGAGAGTTCTTTGACGTACTTGACATAGGTCTCCCGTGTCATCTGGTCAGCATCGATTTCTTCGGTAATCCACTGGTAGACCTTGAAGCCGACCGGGCTCGGAACGGAACTCCCGGACCAATTGGAGAAATGGGCGACTGAAGCGGTCGCGTAGAGAGATATCTTCTTCTGGGTGGTCAGTCCCTCGATCAGCTTCAGTGAGCGGTCCTTATCGATTTCCTCCTGGGATTCGCGGACGTGTTCTTCGCGAACTTTCTCATCACCACGTTCATCCGCGAGGTCACCGGCACCGCGGAATAGGTCGATTGCCTTTCGTGCGTCTCCATGGCTTTGGGCTGCGAATGCCGACACGAGCGGTAGTACGTCGTCAGTTAAGGTATCGGACCGGAAGGCGTCACGACGGTTCTCGAGTATCTGGCGGAGCTGGTTAGCGTCGTAATCAGGAAAATAGATATCCCGTGGATTAAACGAACTCTCGGCACGACCGTCGATGTCCTCCATGAATTTTGGGTCGTTTGTCAGTGCTGCAACTGAGACTTGTCCCTCGATTTCGTTTGTATTACTCGCTCGCGATAACTGATAGAGGAGTTTTGAGTACGCGGGTTCGTCGCTCGTCCGTCTGCCGACCAGGAGATCGATCTCGTCGAGGATGAAAATAACCGAGTCGTAGTGTTCATTGATGAGCTCGTACAAGCGTCGGTACTTGCGCTTTGTTGACACACCCGTTTCTGGGACGCCGACTTCTATGTCGACATCCTTCGCGACGGTCTGAACGAGCTCGTAAACCGCTTGATCGAGAGTGTTGATCGGCTGGCAGTTGATATCGACGACGCCGAAGCGTTCGCCTTTGGATTGGCAGAGCTCGATAATCTGCTGTGTGACTGCCCCAATGATGAGTGATTTTCCCGTTCCAGCAGGACCATACAGAAGCATATTCGGAGGCCTGTTCCCTTGGAGCGTTGGTTTCAGAAACGAGACGACGGACTCGAGTTGGTCGTCGCGACCGACGATTCGCTCTTCATCGATAATCGTGTCAGGCTCGACGAGGTCTCGATTAACAAAAACCGATGTCTCCCCCTCATCGTCGAGCATATCTCGGATTGACCGCTGCGTACTGTCCTCTGTGTTTTCCTTGTTTTGCTCAGGTGTCGTGTTCCCAGCAGCATTCTCCCCACCGGCTTCTATGTGTTCTGCGCCAGCTCTAGAACGAGTTCCTTCCTCGATGGTAGATTGGTCCGTTCCATCCTGATCACTACCGGCCATACGCTTTCTGTACGGCGAGGCGTTAAAAAGATTTACCCCCATCGATGTTTATCCGGAAGATATGCTCAATCTCTACCCCATATTCGACTGATACACGCCGTCTTTGTCAGAACCGACACCGAAGTATATCCTACGAGAGACTCCCCGTCATCGATGTGTAACTCGAATATCTCTGTCTTCTTGTAGATCTGACGGTTTGGTATTTCGATGCAACCAACTCCACTACCCATCATCGAAGTGTAAGCTGCCTCGTGACACCCCACCATCGAAGTGTAACTGGGTGTTACTCCCCCTGTCATCGATGTGAAAACCAGGCTCATCGAACCCCAGACGAGTTCAGTGAAGCACAACAGGCAATATAGTGATGTAACTTATATTTCATAGATCATAACACTTGCAGTGTAGTCAGAATACTTGCAAGGTGGTGGGGTGAACACTTGTAGGGCAGTGTAGTAGGTTCACGGAAGGCAGTGAGAAAACACTTGCAGGCTGGTGTATATTCCTTAGAATACGCAAGGTGGTGTGAGGTAATCTCTCGTCCAAACACCCCCCGTTATCGAAGTGAAAAACTGCCTTACTTAGTGTTCTCCATGCTGTTTCTCGCCGATTTTCGGTTTGCACACGGACAGTTACGTCGAAATCCTTGTTGTGATCCACTCACCTGAGTTGACTGGATCTTTATATTTGGATTTAATCTGATCTCCGTCTCCCCACTGCCAGTAATAGTAGCGGTTATCGTTGATCCCCTTGATAGTGGTCGTGGCCTTCGACGGGACGCTGTCAGGGAGGTCGTTCGGACGCTCTTTGACATCGGAGTCGTCTGAACCCTCCTCGAGGCGAGCTTCGCGTTCCTTGTGTTCGGCTAGCTCTTCGGCGTAGCGGGCAACATCTTTGAGCTGGCCCGGCGAGTATCCGTTGAGCGTGTCGACGATATCGGCCGAGAGGTCCGCTGGCGGCGTCGGTGATTCGTAGGACATCGGCTGTTCTCGTGTTAACCAACACGGAACGCTAACCCATAGTTTTGTTGGTTAAGACGGTGGTGTTGTCCCCCATCCGCTTCTGAAAAGGCCTCATGAGTAGTCTTCGAGTCAGAGATGGACAAATTGATCGACGATATCTGATATCGTTCTGATCGCAGCTCTCACCACCTCCACGATTTTTCAACCTCTGCCGAGTCAGGGAGCCGTCCCCGATCGACGGTGTCGTAGCATTTTACGCACTGAACAACATCTTTAGAAGAAGAGATGGAATGAATAAGTGACTACACACCCTCGTCCAGAGTGAAAACGGTCGAAAGGGTGGGAGAAAGTCTACCAGAAATAGCGGTTTTCAGGACGTCGTTGATAAACAGGTATCGACGCTAGAGGAACTAACACCCCGTTTCTGATGTTATCGGACTAGAGAAGATAGCGTGGTGATGCACACACACACACACACACACACACTGCCCTGCAAGTGTTCTTTACTCCAGCAGGTGAACGGGGTCATCTTGGCATGAACGATGATATATAAAGAGAAGAATATAGAAGGAGTATATCCAAGCGGAAAGATCCCCTAAACCCCATTTTTGTGGACTTGAAGACCTCTTTCCTCTAATTCTATTCCAGGTAATAACTAGCACAACAACAACATTCTTAATAGAGTTAGCTAGTAGTAGTCGAGAAAACTGTCCTCTTACCACCTAACACCGTTCTATTCCGCTATATTCAGGAGTATCCAACATCGTATCTACTCAACTCTCCCCCACTATTTCTGAAACTGAGAACACTTGCAGGGTGGTGTGTGTGTGTTCCCGCTCCAAACAGTTGAAACACTTGCAGGGTGGTGGGTAGTTTTAATAGCGTCGGTTAGAGAAGTGCAGACAATGGTGGACGTTGACGAAAATCCCTTCGACGAGAAGGATTCCATCTTTGAGCAGAAGCAGCCCCTAAAGAAGGATACGTTCACACCGGAGAC from Halostagnicola kamekurae includes these protein-coding regions:
- a CDS encoding tyrosine-type recombinase/integrase, whose translation is MSGSTDRRAARGGTSVKEAVSRYLGSLDSGGSRSTMRSPLTEFADFCDQEGVQRVGALETNTLREYGMYLRERAIDQELAASTANTYFNYVRAFLSFCVRDELLDTNPANTQRAEEFLPEDKGDRNRQFWDPKHRQQLINYVTERVDLALEDTIDVSREIAYRDRAIVVLLADAGVRGAELFRDPRDDARNGVTWGDVDLENHSLEVFGKSRQYERVGLPSAARDALDRYRRVAEPPTDAWPIFPTGHAPSKYAAYREVTGRDLDENVDIDDALRNAEIPPPALTKAGGRSVMKRLTQEAGIDLEDGEYLKPHGARRALGAELYEKGHSELAQSALRHKSIETTHESYSDIQAKDVAQGIDEVRE
- a CDS encoding ParA family protein is translated as MLSYTVYSEAGGVGKTTLTANLAVAHARAGLDVLVVPLDPQDGDLSRMLGVDDDRARSDVDNLVRHIVNSPKGAFKDLPKTAEGVDILPEHNMLSDLRDHLEREQSKAEDFGDAYNIYAQLQRVLQEGGVGDHYDVLICDPPATESDHLYNAIYATRNLLIPFEPSAKGEASVEGLQELATNFADQLNIEIGVLGAVPMGVKNTSDQEQLIDDIEFPVPEVIGDRTSLMEGCWKKQCSAFKYVREYRDRQRDYELETLAKVDRIARHIESERGIEAPNPPEPGALEHGVVQ
- a CDS encoding AbrB/MazE/SpoVT family DNA-binding domain-containing protein — its product is MSSGTRDPEVVRVSQKGQATIPKTLREKFGIDTPGEVFIYEEDERIIVEPVPSLEELGGIHADADRERGEVIDRVRELKHEERRREDARTDRLRPADSRDE
- a CDS encoding PIN domain-containing protein, translating into MSNEYVFGTEAIIAYLYDEPGRSVVEEYLGDVRDGAVEGLLAETNAGEILYLIARFEGIDDKPTTDSLRTADRDLRALERWGIQITQADWRLAAEVKADGHISFADAHGVALAHETDATLIAGADDDFETLPIDVDLIRFRESGV
- a CDS encoding orc1/cdc6 family replication initiation protein gives rise to the protein MLDDEGETSVFVNRDLVEPDTIIDEERIVGRDDQLESVVSFLKPTLQGNRPPNMLLYGPAGTGKSLIIGAVTQQIIELCQSKGERFGVVDINCQPINTLDQAVYELVQTVAKDVDIEVGVPETGVSTKRKYRRLYELINEHYDSVIFILDEIDLLVGRRTSDEPAYSKLLYQLSRASNTNEIEGQVSVAALTNDPKFMEDIDGRAESSFNPRDIYFPDYDANQLRQILENRRDAFRSDTLTDDVLPLVSAFAAQSHGDARKAIDLFRGAGDLADERGDEKVREEHVRESQEEIDKDRSLKLIEGLTTQKKISLYATASVAHFSNWSGSSVPSPVGFKVYQWITEEIDADQMTRETYVKYVKELSTYGLISTSRKSRGRGGGMYMEFTFTGDPEAMMSRIVDDTRLEAIANHEDLLQPVVNAQLKEFHNQ